In Rutidosis leptorrhynchoides isolate AG116_Rl617_1_P2 chromosome 2, CSIRO_AGI_Rlap_v1, whole genome shotgun sequence, one genomic interval encodes:
- the LOC139887741 gene encoding uncharacterized protein encodes MGSLGIYYMSMFKWPETFLKRLESIRARFFWGGSNSVKKMAWIKWDKVIASFDKGGLNVGSLKAFNLALIYKWRWRYLMKPNDMWAMIIKSIHGIDDDLIPIDIFRLVVGNGCSIRFWHDLWCGNSTLSSRYIRLLHLDTNPNGFVVDKFINGNWRFSWARDNIGGRNEQLLNYLFDEIGTQVLRECSDTWSCTISDEGMYTVKDLRTCINRKLLNSSQVEMLWYNFVTRKVTVFLWRFRLDSLPIRKEEVARVSAGISGLLRVA; translated from the exons ATGGGAAGTCTTGGAATATATTATATGTCCATGTTTAAATGGCCCGAGACCTTTCTAAAACGTCTTGAATCGATTCGGGCTAGATTTTTTTGGGGTGGTAGTAATTCGGTCAAGAAGATGGCTTGGATAAAGTGGGACAAAGTCATTGCTTCATTCGATAAAGGTGGACTCAATGTTGGGAGTCTCAAGGCTTTTAATCTAGCTCTTATTTACAAATGGAGGTGGCGGTATTTGATGAAACCGAATGATATGTGGGCTATGATTATCAAATCGATTCACG GTATAGATGATGATCTTATTCCTATTGATATTTTCCGGTTGGTGGTTGGAAAtggttgctcaattcgtttttggCATGATCTTTGGTGTGGTAATTCTACTCTTTCCTCACGTTATATTAGATTGCTTCATTTAGACACCAATCCGAATGGTTTTGTTGTTGACAAATTTATTAATGGTAACTGGCGTTTTTCATGGGCACGGGATAATATAGGAGGTCGTAATGAACAATTACTCAACTATTTATTTGACGAAATTGGGACACAGGTGCTTCGTGAGTGTTCGGATACATGGTCTTGCACTATTAGTGACGAAGGTATGTATACTGTCAAGGATTTAAGGACTTGCATTAATCGTAAATTGCTTAATTCGTCACAAGTTGAAATGTTATGGTATAACTTTGTTACGAGAAAAGTCACTGTTTTCCTATGGCGATTTCGGTTAGATTCTCTCCCC